The Bosea sp. 685 DNA window TGCGCTGGGGGCGGCGGCCTTCGTCGATCTCGCCATGCGTCTCGACGGCGCGTCGGGGGCGATCCGGGTCATCGCCTATGTCGTCTCCGGCATCGGTTTCCTCGGCGCTGGCGTCATCATGAAGGAAGGCATGAATGTGCGCGGCCTCAATACGGCCGCCACGCTCTGGTGTTCGGCTGCGGTCGGTGCCTGCGCCGGAGCCGACATGGTTGCCGAAGCAGCCCTGATCACGGTCTTCGTCATCGCAGGAAATACGCTGCTGCGGCCGCTGGTCAACGCCATCAACCGGATTCCGCTGAACGAGCAGAGCTCGGAGGCGACCTATGAGGTCGTCGTGACCACCGATCCGCTCTCCTTGGCCGTGGTCCGCGAAGCGCTGGTCGAGCACCTCGAGGCGGCGCAATACCCGGTCAGCGACATCACGACGACCGAGCGCGGCGAGGATGCGGTCGAGGTGATTGCCAAGCTGATCAGCACGGCGGTCGACCGCAAGGAACTCGACAATGTGGTCGAGCGCCTCGCGCTGCTGCCCGCCGTCAAGCACGCCACCTGGGAGAGCAGCACGGCGGACTGACGCATCCTGCTCTCACTTTTTGATGGGAGCCGGATGATTTCAGGTGCCAGCGGCGTCCGAGACGCATTTTTTGGTGAAGCTGGTCTTGGCCGCGCCGGCGAGCTTCTTGTCCGCCGCCTGCTTGTCGCAAGCCGCGCCGGCATCCTTCTCGCATTTCGTCAGGAAGCTGGTCTTGGCAGCGCCGTTGAGTTTCTTGTCTCCGGCCTGGACCGCGCAGCTTTGCGCATGGGCAAGGCTGGAGAGACAGGTTAAGGCGAGGGCGGCGAGCAGCGTCTTCATCATGGTCATCCTTTCCCGAATCAGGGCCGACAAGGCCTGGTAAAATTATGCGGCACTGTCAGCCGAGGGGAAGGCGAACATCGCTGACAACAGGTAAAATCGGCGGGTCTGCGATTCACCATACTTGTTTAAGTTGAATTCATCGCTTTGCATTTACGTTTCGGCAGTAAATCCACTGCGAGGAGGTGACCATGAGGGCGACATGGTTGACATGGGGGATGCGGAGCTTCATCGGCTCGGTCTTCGTTTTGTGCCTCTTGGGGCCTTATGCGATCTCGATCCTGATCG harbors:
- a CDS encoding MgtC/SapB family protein, whose product is MRFIQTFELLPFLDTVVSLIAAFVLGVLIGAERQYRQRTAGLRTTALVALGAAAFVDLAMRLDGASGAIRVIAYVVSGIGFLGAGVIMKEGMNVRGLNTAATLWCSAAVGACAGADMVAEAALITVFVIAGNTLLRPLVNAINRIPLNEQSSEATYEVVVTTDPLSLAVVREALVEHLEAAQYPVSDITTTERGEDAVEVIAKLISTAVDRKELDNVVERLALLPAVKHATWESSTAD